Genomic segment of Parageobacillus genomosp. 1:
TTCCACCTCGCCCGCGGGATGGGGATGAACAACATTAACATGGATTTAATCATCGGCCTTCCGGGAGAAGGGATAAAAGAGTTTTCCTACACATTAGCACAAACGGAAAAACTCATGCCCGAATCATTAACGGTGCACACCCTTTCCTTTAAACGGGCGTCGGAAATGACGAAAAACAAAGCGAAATACAAAGTCGCCGACCGAGAAGAAATCAGCGAGATGATGAAAGCCGCCCAAGATTGGACGAAGCGGCACGGCTATGTTCCATATTATTTGTACCGGCAAAAAAACATTCTCGGCAACCTTGAAAACGTCGGCTATGCGCTCCCGGGCCAAGAAAGCATCTACAACATTATGATTATGGAAGAACAGCAATCCATCATCGGGCTTGGCTGCGGCGCGTCGAGCAAATTTGTCGATCCGAAAACGCGGAAAATCACGCGCTTTGCCAATCCGAAAGAACCGAAAGTGTACAACGAGCATTTTGTCCACTATACAGAAGAAAAACTGAAGATGCTGGAAGAGTTGTTTGGATAAGCGGAACGGATGGGCTTCAGACAAATGTCTGGGGCCTGTTTTTGTGGGTTTATTGTAAAAAAAGCGATTTTATAGACGTAAACGAAGACGAGAGGTCATTTGTTAAAGAAACTTAGGATAACAATAGCCATCGTCATAAGAAAAAAGCCAATCATAACATACCCAACCCATCTAATTCCTTTAGGCTGTGAATCGAGCCGAAAGTTCTTTCGGTTCCATACACCTCCTGTGATCCTTTGCAAGTCTTCGATAGGTGCAAAGACATTGTCGTCATCATGGTGAAGAGGTTCCGTTGATTGTGTTTCATGCATATCTTTCACTATTTTCGCCCCTTTCTGTTCAAAACCCGATTGCTTTTGGCAACCGGGCTTTATTCATTGTCAGCGGTGGAATAAAATCAGTTTTCCGCTTGATGTTACACAGCGGTGCGTTTTATCGTGGCAGTTATGTTCACGCAATTTTTGTTCACCGATTTTTTTCGCTTCGTCATCGTTCGCGGCTTCGAACGTTTCGTCCAGCAGTTTTTCCCCGTTTTTGTCGAAAGCCGTTAATATATACGTTGGCATGGGAGCTCCTGGTTACTAAAATCTATAAAAATCGACTCATCGCGATGGAACCAGCCAAACTGCTTGCCGCTCGGATTTTC
This window contains:
- a CDS encoding YhzD family protein, producing MPTYILTAFDKNGEKLLDETFEAANDDEAKKIGEQKLREHNCHDKTHRCVTSSGKLILFHR